The DNA window TCGTGATAATCTGACGCGCGTTTCTGTTTTGAGCAATACTCGTCAGAACGTGAAATCATTCGGGTTTAATGCGAACGCTGGGTTGTTAGTGGCGGGCAAGAATGTGCTCACGGTGGGCATGGATTTCTTCCGCGATCACAGTCGAGACACGCGCACAACCATGACGCGGGTTGAAATCATTGGGCAGGGCGACCGCGTGACAAGGCGAGCGCGGCTTTTCTCAACGCCGAGCGTCATTGTTCCCAGCGCGATCAGTCAACCGCAGCGCGTGCCGATTGCCAGGTTTCGTAACGCTGCCTTTTTTGTCGAGGATGAGCTGGAGGTCAACCGTTGGTTGCGACTGCTGGGCAGTTTCCGTGTGGATCGCATCAAGGTGGAAACCCTCCCGACTGTCGGATACGTTCCGCGCATCCCCAACGCAGACCCGCCGTTTGATCCGGAGACGTTTCCTGCTGCCGGGGGGGATACGATCAGCAGAACGGCATACACCGGCAATTTTGGTTTTGTCCTTCGGCCGCGCGATGTGCTCAGCGTGACAGCCCGCATTGGCCGAAGTTTCCGTCATCCGAACCTCGAAGAACTATTGTTTTATGGGCCTGCCACCATTGGGGCAATCGTGCCGAATCTGAAGGTCAAGCCGGAGCAGGGCGTCAATCTGGACATTGGGGCGAAGCTGCGCACGGCGCGGCTGGCCGGCGAGTTCACCTACTTCAACAACACGTTCACCAACTTCATCTCGACTGAAATTGTCACGGTCGCCAAGGATGACGCCGAGTTTGCCAATGGAAGCCCGATTTCGCAAGCTGGCAACTTCCTATCCAGGCTCCGCATTCAAGGCATCGAGGCGAATCTGGAGCTGCCTATATCCTATCGCACCACGGTCTTCACCTGGTTTGGGAATTTGCATTACTTGCATGGTGAAATCCTGCGCGGCAAGACGGCTCTGAGGACAACATCGGGCATTCGCGAAGTGGACATTGACGGCGCGCCAGCGGACAACATTTCTCCGTTCAAGTCGGTGCTCGGCGTGCGCTGGAATGACGGCCCGTTCCGCTACTGGTGGGAGTATAACGTTCGTATTCAGACGCGCGTGAATCGGGTTTCGCCGTTCATCCTGGAGTCTCCGTTTTTGATCCCGCAAGACCTATTCGGTTTGTATGGATTCAGCGTTCACACGGCGCGGGCCGGATATAACTTCAATCGCGAGCGGTACACATTAAGCCTCTCGGTCGCGCTCGAAAATCTTGGGAATAAATTTTATCGCGAGCACTTTCAGTTTGCGCCGGCGCGCGGCCGTAGTTTGACGATCGGAGTAAATTACCGGTTTTTCTAAGAATTTTCTAAGACGTGGACCGTTGTCCACTATCGAGGGTGTAAAGATGTTACGAGCAAAGTCCTCAATGTCGCGAGCAAACCCATTCCAGAGAAATCCCAAGCACGAAATCCGAAATCCCAAATGTTTCGGATTTCGGATTTGGGATTTCGGATTTCCCCTGGCAGGGGCTGTAGTGGGTTTTGCGCTCTCCGTGTGTGTTGCGTTGATGGTCACGCTCATCGCCGCTGTAAGAGCTACTCAGCCGACGGAGTCGCCGATCAAGGTTGATATTGCTTCGTACTTCCCGATCGAGCTGGGTCGCACGTGGACCTATACGTGGCACGTGCAGTTTGCTGATGGGCGTAAAGAGATGGTGATTCGAACCAGGAGCTTTGAAGGGCCTGAGCTTCTGCCCAGCGGTTATGCTTACAAGTTCATCAGCGACTTAGGCGATTACACCTACTGGTCGGTGCAGAACAAGCAGTTGCTGCTGCACGGCGTGATTGAGCCTCATCGCAATATTCGGCTGATGCTCTCGCCGCCGGTTGCAGTCTATTCGCCTGAGCAGGCGGTTGGTCGGCCTTTGTCCACGACCCGCACAACCGATGATGGCGCGGGGACACAGACGTGGACGACCACGATCGAGGGATTTGAAGACGTCGCTACCCCGATGGGCGTTTTTAAGAACTGCTTGAAAATCCGCCTTGAGATGAGCGGTCCGACAGGGCGCACCAAAGCGGTTTACGCTTATGCAAAACAGATGGGGCTCGTCGCCTCCAGTTATCAAGCGTGGATTGGCAACCGGCAGCAGCCGGAGCTTACGGTTCAATCGGCGCTGAAACTGGCCGAGGTGGCAGGTCGCAGCGTTTCCTCGGTGGAGCAATGGGAGAAAGTCCTGGCTGCGCCGATAGTCGCCGCGGCGCCGGCCGATGATCCAGAAGCGCGCAAAGTGTTTCAACAGGCTTATGAGCGGTTATACCGCTGGCCCGCGTCGTTTGCTGGATTTCAGGCAGACTTCCTACTGAAGCGTCGAGAAGGCGATCAGCCAATGGTCGGCTCAGTGGTGGTGACGCCCGACTACAAGGTCAAGGTTCAATGCGCTGACAAGCAGGCCGCCCAGATGGTTGAACATGAAATGGTGCAGGTCGTCACGCATTTGAAGCCCAGGCCTTTCGCCTCTGAGTTTCAGGGCGCTACATTCACCTTTGGCGACCGCGATCCAAACTTGGGCGCCCGAGTGGACGTCACAGGCGGCGCCTCGCGAGCGCGGAGTTTTCGCACCAAGGATGGCGAGATTACGCAAATTGCCCACTCGTTCGGTCGGATTCGCTTTCTGGCCAATCATACCAGCTACATGAAGACGCACGAGCGGAGTTTAATTCCGACCGCTTTTAGCATTACCTACTATTCCAACGAGACGGATCAGGTGATTAGTTACACCGAGTTTCGGGACGAGTACGCGCAGGTCGGGAACTTCTGGCTTCCGCGTCGCCGGATAAAGACTGAAACGCTGAAAGACAAGACAACGCAACTGGAGATTGAACTCACGAATCATCACGTGCACAACAAATAGGGAAACAGCCCTCTTCGAGGGAAATCCGAAATTCCAAATCCGAAATCCCAAACCCTCTTCGAGGGAAATCCGAAATCCGAATCTCGAGATCCGAAACGTTTCGAATTTCGGATTTCGTGCTTCGGATTTCCCCGCAGGGGTCACGAATCACGAGTCACGAATTCTGTGCTAATCTGCGCAATCTGTGGCTCCATTGCATGGATCACGAGTTGAGTTATGCAACTGAAAAACAGAAAAGTTCCGCTCTATTATCAACTGGAAAGCATCTTGCGCGATAAGATTACCTCCGGTGAGTTGAGGCCAGGTGATCGTCTACCGACAGAAGCTCAATTGAGCCGTGAGTACGGGGTCAGTCGCATCACGGTGCGCCAGGCCTTAGCCGCGCTGGTGGACGACGGGTTGATTGAGCGCCGTCAAGGCTCTGGCACCTTTGTGTTGCAGCAAACACCATTGCGGGGCGCGACGCCATTGACGGGATTCATCGAAGACCTGATTGCGATGGGGGTTGAAACAAGCGTCCGCGTTTTGGATGTCGAGGTGGTGGACTCAACAGCCCAGGAGGCCAGTAAGCTAGGATTGGCGCCAGGCACGCCCATCTTTCAGATCAAGCGGCTCCGGTATTATCACAACACCCCGTTTAGTTACGTCTTGATTTACCTGCCAGAGCCAATAGGACGGAAGTTGTCCATCGAAGACCTGACCAAAGGTTCATTGCTCAAAATCCTCGAAGACAAGCAGCACGTTCAATTGGGCGAGGCGTTTCAGGTCATTAGCGCAGCGTTGGCTGATGGGCACGTTGCCAGCTTACTGGAAACGAACATCGGCGCTCCGCTGCTGTCAATTGAGCGGACTGTCTACACGCAGAAGGGCGACCCGATTCAATACGTCAAGACTTACTATCGCAGCGATATGTACTATTACACCGTCCGATTGGCCCGTGCGCGC is part of the Blastocatellia bacterium genome and encodes:
- a CDS encoding DUF3386 domain-containing protein codes for the protein MSRANPFQRNPKHEIRNPKCFGFRIWDFGFPLAGAVVGFALSVCVALMVTLIAAVRATQPTESPIKVDIASYFPIELGRTWTYTWHVQFADGRKEMVIRTRSFEGPELLPSGYAYKFISDLGDYTYWSVQNKQLLLHGVIEPHRNIRLMLSPPVAVYSPEQAVGRPLSTTRTTDDGAGTQTWTTTIEGFEDVATPMGVFKNCLKIRLEMSGPTGRTKAVYAYAKQMGLVASSYQAWIGNRQQPELTVQSALKLAEVAGRSVSSVEQWEKVLAAPIVAAAPADDPEARKVFQQAYERLYRWPASFAGFQADFLLKRREGDQPMVGSVVVTPDYKVKVQCADKQAAQMVEHEMVQVVTHLKPRPFASEFQGATFTFGDRDPNLGARVDVTGGASRARSFRTKDGEITQIAHSFGRIRFLANHTSYMKTHERSLIPTAFSITYYSNETDQVISYTEFRDEYAQVGNFWLPRRRIKTETLKDKTTQLEIELTNHHVHNK
- a CDS encoding GntR family transcriptional regulator, with product MQLKNRKVPLYYQLESILRDKITSGELRPGDRLPTEAQLSREYGVSRITVRQALAALVDDGLIERRQGSGTFVLQQTPLRGATPLTGFIEDLIAMGVETSVRVLDVEVVDSTAQEASKLGLAPGTPIFQIKRLRYYHNTPFSYVLIYLPEPIGRKLSIEDLTKGSLLKILEDKQHVQLGEAFQVISAALADGHVASLLETNIGAPLLSIERTVYTQKGDPIQYVKTYYRSDMYYYTVRLARARKGRARRWVHQ